One window from the genome of Lutra lutra chromosome X, mLutLut1.2, whole genome shotgun sequence encodes:
- the LOC125092177 gene encoding LOW QUALITY PROTEIN: putative deoxyribonuclease TATDN2 (The sequence of the model RefSeq protein was modified relative to this genomic sequence to represent the inferred CDS: deleted 4 bases in 2 codons; substituted 1 base at 1 genomic stop codon) has product MVAVPREAWLGHRWEWASGPRRQGGRGKGVLAGAGTNLPEGGVQSARGNSSRQTPNPHSSGPGVGGASKNAXCGGALGAPPIGGLPSAPTLLSSPSLEEMASLEDAYRFRRSSRQSSRNSTNSEFAAQAEGHNDKSEDPNNVRRKSATPHDQSAPFIYGKDIQGILGKLIPEAEEAVGAKPSIRERLSPGQRPARVVTFPAPPKKHLPVPEVRVEKEIIAIEVNSFGNRRVIIDPQEKPCKKLPVDRTVLNFEKGCPVPKFLDRRDCCSEIQKHQEREAIAERPFSLSHPPGVEEQAAARFPQERPVSLGFSRVSKPPSFTTGGVPDQPHLHRGLRQAYASYWSSRPQPSYSPSVGSSSNSTPQAGRNSRSFFSDYPSGSEMHFQNWSRDWKALEKGPSPNFHASRFSRSLEAQEQTVQEETPSYPFGEYASNFWPRCHRNRALGHGFIDTHCHLDILYSKLSFKGTFSKFIEIYNYTFPKEFQGCISDFCDPRTLRDGLWEELLKDDLVWGAFGCHPHFARYYNDTQERKLLYALRHPKAIAFGEMGLDYSYKCTTPVPQQHRVFERQLQLAVSLKKPLVIHCREADEDLLGIMKRRVPPDYKIHRHCFTGTYPLIEPLLKYFPNMSVGFTAVLTYSSAWETREALKMIPLDRIVVETDAPYFLPRGVPKSICQYAHPGLALHTVREIARVKGQPLSYTLDILRKNTSYLYNL; this is encoded by the exons ATGGTGGCAGTTCCTAGGGAAGCCTGGCTGGGCCACAGATGGGAGTGGGCTTCTGGACCACGGAGGCAAGGTGGAAGAGGCAAGGGGGTGCTGGCGGGGGCAGGGACCAACTTACctgagggag GGGTGCAGTCTGCCAGGGGAAATTCCTCCCGCCAAACCCCCAAC CCCCATTCCTCAGGACCAGGTGTGGGTGGAGCCTCGAAAAACGCTTGATGCGGGGGAGCACTTGGGGCTCCTCCCATTGGCGGACTCCCCTCTGCTCCAACTCTCCTGAGC AGCCCCTCCCTAGAGGAAATGGCTTCTCTCGAGGATGCCTACCGCTTTAGGAGAAGTTCCAGACAGAGTTCCCGTAACTCCACAAACTCTGAATTTGCAGcccaggctgagggtcacaatgatAAGTCCGAGGACCCAAACAACGTCAGGAGAAAAAGTGCTACACCGCATGACCAAAGCGCTCCATTCATCTATGGGAAGGATATCCAGGGCATCCTGGGAAAACTGATTCCAGAAGCAGAGGAAGCTGTTGGTGCAAAACCCAGCATAAGAGAGCGTCTCAGCCCTGGACAAAGACCTGCCAGGGTCGTCACCTTCCCTGCTCCTCCGAAAAAGCACCTGCCAGTCCCCGAGGTTAGAGTGGAGAAGGAAATAATAGCGATAGAGGTCAACAGTTTTGGTAACAGGAGAGTGATTATCGATCCGCAGGAGAAACCCTGTAAGAAGTTGCCAGTTGACAGAACGGTGCTCAACTTTGAAAAAGGCTGTCCGGTCCCAAAATTTCTAGACAGACGTGACTGTTGTTCAGAGATCCAAAAGCATCAAGAAAGGGAGGCCATCGCTGAGCGTCCCTTTTCACTTAGTCACCCGCCTGGTGTAGAAGAGCAAGCTGCAGCCAGATTCCCTCAGGAGAGGCCAGTCTCCTTGGGTTTCTCAAGAGTTTCAAAGCCTCCATCCTTCACCACGGGTGGTGTCCCGGACCAACCTCATTTGCACAGGGGTCTGCGGCAGGCCTATGCCAGCTACTGGAGCAGCCGTCCCCAGccttcttactctccctctgtgggcagcagcagcaacagcacaCCCCAGGCCGGGAGGAACAGCCGCAGCTTTTTCAGTGATTATCCCTCCGGCTCAGAAATGCACTTCCAAAACTGGTCCAGAGACTGGAAGGCATTAGAGAAAGGTCCGTCCCCGAACTTTCATGCCTCTCGTTTCTCCAGAAGTTTAGAAGCCCAGGAGCAAACTGTCCAAGAGGAGACCCCGTCATATCCTTTTGGAGAATATGCATCTAATTTTTGGCCCAGATGCCACCGGAATCGAGCCCTCGGTCATGGTTTTATTGACACCCATTGCCACTTGGATATTCTCTACTCCAAGCTGTCTTTCAAAGGGACCTTCAGCAAGTTCATAGAAATATACAACTATACCTTTCCTAAGGAATTTCAGGGCTGCATCTCTGATTTCTGTGATCCTCGCACACTAAGGGATGGCCTCTGGGAGGAGCTGCTGAAAGATGATCTGGTTTGGGGGGCCTTTGGCTGTCACCCCCATTTTGCACGTTACTACAATGACACTCAAGAAAGAAAGCTTCTGTATGCCTTACGGCACCCCAAGGCCATAGCGTTTGGAGAGATGGGCTTAGATTACTCTTACAAGTGCACCACCCCGGTTCCACAACAGCACAGGGTATTTGAGAGACAGCTGCAGCTGGCCGTGTCTCTGAAGAAGCCCCTGGTGATCCACTGCCGAGAAGCTGACGAAGATCTGCTGGGCATCATGAAAAGAAGAGTGCCCCCTGACTACAAGATCCATAGGCATTGCTTCACGGGCACCTACCCGCTCATCGAGCCCCTCTTGAAGTATTTTCCCAACATGTCTGTGGGGTTCACAGCCGTCCTAACCTACTCTTCCGCCTGGGAGACCCGCGAGGCTCTGAAAATGATCCCACTGGACAGAATCGTCGTGGAAACCGACGCGCCCTACTTCCTGCCTCGTGGGGTTCCCAAAAGCATCTGCCAGTATGCCCACCCGGGCCTGGCCCTGCATACGGTTCGAGAGATTGCCAGAGTCAAAGGTCAGCCTCTCTCCTACACCTTGGACATCTTGCGCAAGAACACTAGTTACCTTTACAATCTTTAA